From a region of the Gossypium raimondii isolate GPD5lz chromosome 10, ASM2569854v1, whole genome shotgun sequence genome:
- the LOC105775999 gene encoding subtilisin-like protease SBT5.6 → MLVPVYIVYFGEHDGKKTLHEIENTHHSYLNSVKESHEDAKSSLLYSYKNSINGFAAKLTPDEASKLSKMKEVVSVIPSHGKYRSQTTRSWDFVGLNDHSWNRAQMGDDLLLNAQYGKNQIIGVVDSGVWPESASFSDVGMDPVPKTWKGICQEGVAFNKSHCNRKIIGARYYVKGFYNVFGAVNPSEDYLSPRDADGHGTHTASTATGRQVPNSAALGGIAIGIASGGAPMARLAIYKACWEMPGKPKSDGNTCMDEDVLAAIDDAIGDGVDILSLSLGFNEHSPLDQDVIAIGSLHAATKNILTVCSAGNGGPSPASLANIAPWVITVAASGIDRQFSSPVLLGNGMKIQGYSISPYAMSQMYPLVYARDVARLGVPQYLATQCQPDTLDSYKVNGKIVLCFIGQGRNVDKGIEVSKAGGVGLILANNQDNGNTIFYDSHFISATGVGYDGAVTILQYIYSTAYPTARILPVQSVSYTPAPFMAGYSSRGPNHVDAHILKPDITAPGLQILAAWSEASSPTKLPYDRRSTKFNLYSGTSMSCPHVSGVAALLRAVHPNWSISAIKSALMTTASVTDNLNNPIQDYTGNPATPFVFGSGHFQPIKASDPGLVYDISYDDYLHYLCTINPGLLNKVNAKINCPNQLASPLNLNYPSFVIPNLYGPVTVTRTVTNVFDGQSRYEFCWNLPQGVSILVSPTVLVFDHVGQSFSFTMTIFPANDYSVRNQYVFGWYMWSDGRHLVRSPFAVFLP, encoded by the exons ATGTTGGTGCCG GTATACATTGTATATTTTGGTGAACATGATGGGAAGAAAACATTGCATGAGATCGAAAATACCCACCATTCTTATTTGAATTCTGTGAAAGAATCCCATGAAGATGCTAAATCTTCACTTCTTTATAGTTACAAAAACAGCATTAATGGCTTTGCTGCTAAGCTTACCCCAGATGAAGCCTCTAAGCTCTCTA aAATGAAGGAGGTTGTGTCGGTGATTCCTTCACATGGAAAATACCGATCGCAGACGACAAGATCATGGGATTTTGTAGGGTTGAATGATCATTCATGGAATAGGGCTCAAATGGGAGATGATTTGTTGTTAAATGCTCAGTATggcaaaaatcaaattattggTGTAGTTGATAGtg gtgtgtgGCCGGAGTCGGCGAGCTTCTCAGACGTAGGAATGGATCCGGTCCCGAAAACATGGAAAGGAATCTGCCAAGAAGGGGTTGCTTTTAACAAATCTCACTGCAATAg GAAGATAATCGGAGCTCGATACTATGTTAAGGGTTTTTATAACGTGTTTGGTGCAGTAAACCCGTCTGAAGATTACCTCTCACCGCGGGATGCCGATGGCCACGGAACACACACGGCCTCCACAGCTACTGGCAGACAAGTTCCGAATTCGGCTGCGCTCGGTGGGATTGCAATTGGTATTGCCTCTGGAGGTGCTCCTATGGCCCGTCTTGCCATATACAAGGCCTGTTGGGAGATGCCCGGTAAGCCTAAATCGGATGGGAACACATGCATGGATGAAGACGTTCTAGCTGCCATCGACGACGCTATAGGTGATGGTGTTGACATACTTAGCCTCTCCTTAGGATTCAATGAGCATTCCCCTCTAGACCAAGATGTCATTGCCATCGGATCGTTGCATGCCGCGACTAAGAACATCCTCACTGTATGTAGTGCTGGAAACGGCGGTCCTTCCCCAGCATCATTGGCTAACATAGCACCCTGGGTGATAACTGTCGCCGCTAGTGGCATCGACCGGCAATTCTCTTCACCCGTTTTGCTCGGAAACGGCATGAAAATCCAA GGATATAGCATTTCACCATACGCAATGAGTCAGATGTACCCTTTAGTTTACGCAAGAGACGTAGCTCGCCTTGGTGTACCTCAATACCTTGCAAC GCAATGCCAACCTGATACACTTGACTCTTATAAGGTGAACGGGAAGATTGTGTTGTGCTTCATAGGACAGGGACGAAACGTAGATAAAGGCATCGAAGTGAGCAAAGCTGGTGGCGTCGGTCTCATCTTAGCCAATAACCAAGACAACGGAAATACAATATTTTACGACAGTCATTTTATTTCTGCAACCGGTGTGGGTTATGATGGTGCGGTTACGATCCTTCAATACATTTACTCTACCGCATACCCTACCGCAAGGATCCTTCCGGTCCAATCAGTGTCGTATACTCCTGCACCGTTCATGGCAGGGTACTCCAGTCGTGGTCCGAATCATGTTGATGCACATATTCTCAAA CCGGATATCACCGCTCCTGGACTGCAAATTTTGGCAGCATGGAGTGAAGCATCGTCTCCTACAAAGCTTCCGTACGATCGCAGATCGAcgaaatttaatttgtattccGGAACATCCATGTCATGCCCCCATGTCTCTGGTGTCGCCGCACTTCTTAGAGCCGTACATCCCAATTGGAGCATTTCAGCTATAAAATCTGCTCTAATGACCACAG CTAGCGTAACAGACAACTTAAACAATCCAATTCAGGATTATACGGGGAATCCCGCAACTCCATTTGTTTTCGGTTCGGGTCATTTCCAGCCTATTAAAGCATCCGATCCGGGTCTCGTCTACGATATCTCGTACGATGACTACCTTCATTACCTTTGCACCATTAACCCCGGGCTTTTAAACAAAGTGAACGCCAAAATCAATTGCCCAAATCAGCTAGCTTCACCACTGAACTTGAATTATCCATCGTTTGTGATACCCAACCTTTACGGTCCGGTCACGGTTACGAGGACGGTCACCAACGTATTCGACGGCCAAAGCCGATACGAGTTCTGTTGGAATTTGCCGCAAGGGGTCAGCATTCTTGTTTCACCAACTGTTTTGGTTTTCGACCATGTTGGCCAGTCGTTTTCTTTCACCATGACAATATTTCCTGCAAATGATTACTCGGTGAGGAATCAATATGTGTTTGGTTGGTACATGTGGAGTGATGGTCGACATCTCGTAAGGAGTCCTTTTGCTGTTTTTTTACCTTAG
- the LOC105777484 gene encoding GDSL esterase/lipase At1g29660 — protein MEKWYGVSGLVLVLSLFFGVKGEPQVPCYFIFGDSLVDNGNNNELRSLARADYLPYGIDFANGPTGRFSNGRTTVDVIAELLGFDDYIPPYSTASGRQILGGVNYASAAAGIREETGQQLGARISFSGQVKNYQQTVQQVVNVLGDEDSAANYLRQCIYSIGLGSNDYLNNYFMPLYYSTGRQYSPEEYANSLIQEYTEQLQALYNYGARKFVLIGLGQIGCSPNELAQNSGDGRTCVERINAANRIFNNKLRGLVDQFNNANSDAKFIYINAYGIFQDITSNPAAYGFKVTNAGCCGVGRNNGQITCLPFQTPCQNRDEYLFWDAFHPSEAANVIIGRRSYSAQSPTDAYPIDIRRLAQL, from the exons ATGGAGAAATGGTATGGGGTTTCAGGGTTGGTGTTGGTTTTGAGTTTGTTCTTTGGGGTTAAAGGAGAACCCCAAGTCCCATGTTACTTCATTTTTGGAGATTCATTGGTAGATAATGGGAACAATAATGAACTTCGTTCATTGGCTAGAGCTGATTACTTGCCTTATGGGATTGACTTTGCTAATGGACCGACCGGCCGGTTTTCGAACGGTCGAACTACGGTGGATGTCATAG CTGAACTTTTGGGGTTTGACGATTACATCCCTCCATACTCAACTGCAAGTGGTAGACAAATACTGGGAGGAGTTAACTATGCATCTGCTGCTGCTGGAATCAGAGAAGAAACTGGACAACAACTG GGAGCTCGGATTAGTTTCAGTGGGCAAGTCAAAAATTACCAACAAACAGTTCAACAAGTGGTGAACGTGCTTGGAGATGAAGACAGTGCAGCAAATTACTTAAGGCAGTGTATTTATTCAATTGGATTGGGTAGCAACGATTACCTTAACAACTATTTCATGCCCCTTTACTACTCAACCGGTAGACAATATAGTCCCGAGGAATATGCCAATTCTCTGATTCAAGAGTACACTGAGCAGCTTCAg GCATTATACAACTATGGGGCAAGGAAGTTTGTGTTGATAGGTTTGGGTCAGATCGGTTGCAGTCCAAATGAATTGGCTCAAAACAGTGGAGATGGTCGAACATGTGTGGAGAGAATCAATGCTGCCAATAGGATTTTCAATAACAAGCTTAGGGGTCTTGTCGATCAATTCAATAACGCCAATTCTGATGCTAAATTCATCTACATTAACGCCTATGGAATTTTCCAAGACATCACCAGCAACCCTGCAGCTTACG GTTTTAAGGTGACAAATGCAGGATGTTGTGGAGTGGGGAGGAACAATGGGCAAATAACATGCTTGCCATTCCAAACACCATGCCAGAACAGGGATGAGTACTTGTTTTGGGATGCATTTCATCCAAGTGAGGCTGCCAATGTGATCATTGGGAGGAGATCCTACAGCGCTCAATCTCCTACCGATGCTTACCCCATTGATATCCGCCGTCTTGCTCAGCTCTGA